The Oncorhynchus nerka isolate Pitt River linkage group LG12, Oner_Uvic_2.0, whole genome shotgun sequence genome includes a region encoding these proteins:
- the LOC115138940 gene encoding gap junction alpha-10 protein-like yields MGDWNLLGSILEEVHVHSTIVGKIWLTILFIFRMLVLGVAAEDVWDDEQSEFICNTDQPGCKTVCYDQAFPISLIRFWVLQVIFVSSPSLVYMGHALYRLRALEKERHRRRVQLKAELGETEALVEEHKRIEKELKRLEEQRKVKKAPLRGSLLRTYVIHILTRSVVEVGFIMGQYILYGIGLEPLYKCERMPCPNSVDCYVSRPTEKTVFMVFMIVIAGVSLFLNLMEISHLGIKKIKQTLKGDKYPADNDSLIYKPKKKAMIQQLCVMRKLSSHNGPLTQTIFKVIPEEDLNPMDPPPHYIPNHEVPRHNSVAPGQYLANCTGLQPHQHYQQQQQQLQQRQPSQGMIQTLHLQGAPENHTTTMVDQHPPAYGVFLNGDSGPRNLQGQPNHKDPNLHPQDHYQPSHMEVVPVPIATHRPSIMTTHRPSLAPRDIDLEEDRRKSMGSDFLLPNPGRKQSFMTRMPSESMSTISDCSSNSLRTSDSELGDMGDMPMMPPPGRRMSMASRAKRQAASDLVV; encoded by the coding sequence ATGGGGGACTGGAACCTGCTTGGCAGCATCTTGGAGGAAGTACATGTTCACTCCACCATCGTAGGAAAGATCTGGCTCACCATCCTCTTTATCTTCCGCATGCTGGTGCTGGGAGTGGCGGCCGAGGACGTGTGGGACGATGAGCAGAGCGAGTTCATCTGCAACACGGATCAGCCGGGCTGCAAGACCGTCTGTTACGACCAGGCCTTCCCCATCTCCCTCATCCGCTTCTGGGTCCTGCAGGTCATCTTCGTGTCCTCGCCCTCCCTCGTCTACATGGGCCACGCGCTCTACCGCCTGCGCGCCCTGGAGAAGGAGAGGCACCGGAGGAGGGTCCAGCTGAAGGCAGAGCTGGGGGAGACGGAGGCGCTGGTGGAGGAGCACAAGCGCATTGAGAAGGAGTTGAAGAGGCTGGAGGAGCAGAGGAAGGTGAAGAAGGCTCCACTGAGAGGGTCCCTGCTGCGGACGTACGTCATCCATATCCTAACACGCTCCGTGGTGGAGGTGGGCTTCATCATGGGCCAGTATATCCTGTATGGCATTGGATTGGAACCTCTTTATAAATGCGAGAGAATGCCTTGCCCCAACAGCGTGGACTGTTACGTGTCCAGACCCACGGAGAAAACAGTGTTCATGGTGTTCATGATCGTCATTGCCGGGGTGTCTCTCTTCCTGAACCTAATGGAGATTTCCCACCTGGGCATCAAAAAAATCAAACAGACTCTGAAGGGAGACAAGTACCCAGCAGACAACGACAGTTTGATTTATAAGCCGAAGAAGAAAGCGATGATACAGCAACTGTGTGTGATGAGGAAACTGTCTTCTCACAACGGGCCGCTGACTCAGACCATCTTTAAAGTCATTCCTGAGGAGGATCTGAACCCAATGGACCCACCTCCCCACTACATACCTAACCACGAGGTGCCCAGGCACAACAGCGTGGCTCCAGGCCAGTACCTGGCCAACTGCACTGGCCTCCAGCCCCATCAGCactaccagcagcagcagcagcagctccagCAACGTCAGCCCAGCCAAGGAATGATCCAGACCCTGCACCTCCAGGGAGCCCCAGagaaccacaccaccaccatggttgACCAGCACCCTCCAGCTTACGGAGTTTTCTTGAATGGAGACAGTGGGCCCAGGAACCTGCAGGGTCAGCCGAACCATAAGGACCCCAATTTACACCCTCAAGACCACTACCAGCCCAGCCACATGGAAGTAGTACCTGTGCCTATTGCAACACACAGACCCAGCatcatgacaacacacagacCAAGCTTGGCTCCAAGGGACATAGACCTGGAGGAAGATAGGAGGAAATCAATGGGCAGCGACTTCCTCTTGCCTAACCCAGGAAGGAAGCAAAGCTTCATGACACGTATGCCCTCTGAGAGCATGTCCACCATCAGTGACTGCAGCAGCAACTCTCTACGGACATCTGACTCTGAACTGGGCGACATGGGGGACATGCCCATGATGCCACCCCCTGGAAGGAGAATGTCAATGGCAAGTAGAGCCAAGAGACAGGCAGCCTCTGACCTAGTGGTTTAG